In Candidatus Kuenenbacteria bacterium HGW-Kuenenbacteria-1, a genomic segment contains:
- the tig gene encoding trigger factor, with the protein MLKEIKKIKETQLELTCEASLEEMAPCLNKAAKRISQQKKIAGFRPGKAPYEVIKKEVGEMNIYQEALDEIVSQSYFKIINEEKLRVIGHPEINIQILIPNQPIVYKATVALLPKVKLCDCKNIKIKKPEIEIKQKQINDVLEDLQKRRAKEILVNREIQKKDKVNVNIEMFLNKVPLEDGQIKDHSIIIGDPYFIPGFLENLIGLKKEENKEFELKMPESYYNKNLANKIINFKVKINSVFQIDLPELNDEFAISLGQFKTLEDLIKQLKENLQIEENLKIEEKLEEEILEKLINQSSFEEISDNLIKSETDKMFLELEQGVLNQGAKIEDYLNHLKKTKEDLEKDFRLLAIKRIKSILIIEEIAENETMQISESEINEEINNLLKTYPANKEIEKQIQSEEYKKHLKNKLLNKKVLDFLKKTCLL; encoded by the coding sequence ATGTTAAAAGAAATCAAAAAAATAAAAGAAACTCAACTTGAATTAACTTGCGAAGCAAGTTTAGAAGAAATGGCTCCTTGTTTAAATAAAGCAGCAAAAAGAATTTCTCAACAAAAAAAAATTGCAGGGTTTAGACCAGGCAAAGCTCCTTATGAAGTAATAAAAAAAGAAGTTGGCGAAATGAATATTTATCAAGAAGCTTTGGACGAAATAGTTAGCCAAAGTTATTTTAAAATAATAAATGAAGAAAAATTAAGAGTTATTGGTCATCCAGAAATTAATATACAAATTTTAATTCCCAACCAACCTATTGTTTATAAAGCAACAGTTGCTCTTTTGCCTAAGGTTAAATTATGTGATTGTAAAAATATAAAAATTAAAAAACCAGAAATAGAAATTAAACAAAAACAAATTAATGACGTTTTAGAAGATTTACAAAAAAGAAGAGCTAAAGAAATATTAGTAAATAGAGAAATTCAAAAAAAAGACAAAGTGAATGTTAATATTGAAATGTTTTTAAATAAGGTTCCTCTTGAAGATGGCCAAATTAAAGATCATTCAATAATTATTGGTGATCCATATTTTATCCCAGGATTTTTAGAAAATTTAATAGGCCTTAAAAAAGAAGAAAATAAAGAATTTGAATTAAAAATGCCTGAAAGTTATTATAATAAAAATTTAGCAAATAAAATAATAAATTTTAAAGTTAAAATAAATTCAGTTTTTCAAATAGATTTACCGGAATTAAATGATGAATTTGCAATAAGTTTAGGCCAATTTAAAACTTTAGAAGACTTAATAAAACAACTTAAAGAAAATTTACAAATTGAAGAAAATCTTAAAATAGAAGAAAAATTAGAAGAAGAAATATTAGAAAAATTAATTAATCAATCAAGTTTTGAAGAAATTTCAGATAATTTAATTAAATCAGAAACAGATAAAATGTTTTTAGAATTAGAACAAGGAGTCTTAAATCAAGGAGCAAAAATAGAAGATTATTTAAATCACTTAAAAAAAACAAAAGAGGATTTGGAAAAAGATTTTCGTTTATTAGCAATAAAAAGAATTAAATCTATTTTGATTATTGAAGAAATTGCTGAAAATGAAACAATGCAAATTTCTGAATCGGAAATTAATGAAGAAATAAATAATTTATTAAAAACTTATCCTGCTAATAAAGAAATCGAAAAACAAATTCAATCAGAAGAATATAAAAAACATCTCAAAAATAAATTACTTAATAAAAAAGTTTTAGATTTTCTCAAAAAAACTTGTTTGTTATAA
- a CDS encoding phytochrome sensor protein, with protein MLFQYRAKTLQEEIKEGTIEAPNEKMASDILAENNLIILSLTEKEKQSVFKKDFEIPFLNKVKSKDIVIFSRQLAVMITVGLPIVQALKILVKQAPSVAFKTILSQIADDVNGGEKFSQALGKHPKIFSNFFINMIRSGETSGQLEQALNYLADQEEKNYDLASKIKGAMIYPVFVVGGLILVGIVMMIFVVPKLTEVIVQSGAKIPLPTQILIFTSNILSHYWWLLGIIVVGVVFGINSYIHTLAGREQWDFLKLKLPVFGGLSQKIYLVRFSQGLASLIVGGIPLSQGLKIIADLIGNVIYKDLILKTLKEIEDGHSITTVFEQSKVVPSLVTQMMSVGEKTGRLDNVLNKIAEFYSREINNTVSNLTALIEPMVILLLGGAVGIMVAAIIMPMYNVTTQF; from the coding sequence ATGCTTTTTCAATATCGAGCTAAAACATTACAAGAAGAAATAAAAGAAGGAACAATAGAAGCGCCCAACGAAAAAATGGCAAGTGATATTTTAGCTGAAAACAATTTAATTATTTTGTCTTTAACGGAAAAAGAAAAACAATCAGTTTTTAAAAAAGATTTTGAAATCCCTTTTTTGAATAAAGTGAAATCTAAAGACATTGTTATTTTTTCCAGGCAATTAGCTGTGATGATAACAGTGGGTTTACCTATTGTTCAAGCTTTAAAAATTTTGGTTAAACAAGCGCCCAGCGTAGCTTTTAAAACGATTCTTTCTCAAATAGCCGATGATGTTAATGGAGGAGAAAAATTTTCTCAAGCATTAGGTAAACATCCAAAAATATTTTCTAATTTTTTTATAAATATGATTCGGTCTGGAGAAACTTCCGGACAATTAGAGCAAGCTTTAAATTATTTAGCCGATCAAGAAGAAAAAAATTATGATTTAGCGAGTAAAATTAAGGGAGCGATGATTTATCCTGTTTTCGTTGTTGGCGGATTAATATTAGTTGGAATAGTAATGATGATTTTTGTTGTTCCAAAATTAACTGAGGTAATTGTTCAATCTGGAGCCAAAATTCCTTTACCAACTCAAATTTTAATTTTTACTAGCAATATTTTATCTCATTATTGGTGGCTTTTAGGAATTATAGTCGTGGGGGTTGTGTTTGGAATTAATTCTTATATTCATACTTTAGCAGGAAGAGAGCAATGGGATTTTTTAAAATTAAAATTGCCTGTTTTTGGAGGATTGAGTCAAAAAATTTATTTAGTTCGTTTTTCTCAAGGATTAGCATCTCTTATTGTTGGAGGAATTCCTCTTTCTCAAGGATTAAAAATTATTGCTGATTTAATAGGAAATGTTATTTATAAAGATTTAATTTTAAAAACATTAAAAGAAATAGAAGATGGTCATTCAATTACTACAGTTTTTGAACAAAGTAAAGTGGTTCCATCTTTAGTAACTCAAATGATGAGTGTGGGAGAAAAAACAGGGAGATTAGATAATGTTTTAAACAAAATAGCTGAATTTTATTCAAGAGAAATAAATAATACAGTGAGTAATTTGACAGCTTTAATTGAACCGATGGTGATTTTATTATTGGGTGGCGCTGTAGGAATAATGGTTGCTGCCATCATTATGCCGATGTATAATGTCACTACGCAGTTTTAA
- a CDS encoding bifunctional phosphoglucose/phosphomannose isomerase, with amino-acid sequence MDFKEKIKKYDNSNLRENILNSYKQFEIGIKIAEQLKLKKRKYDKIIISGMGGSAWPGDIIRTFLELKNEIKIPIIVNRDYSLLNQTTKNSLIIISSYSGNTEEAISVYKEILKKKLPMIGFSVGGKLEKICLKDKVPFIKYPDDGLTFQPRFATGYTFSSMLTVFANLEIIKNQSKDILALEKSLKKIIPSLENQGKKLAQKLFNKIPIIYSSDEFKTIAQVWTIKFTENSKILAFWNYFPELNHNEMNGYVNIKGKNFFTIILKSNITHPRILKRAEITAQMIREKGGDVEVLDMSGKNVLEKMFFSIILGDWTSYYLALLNNQDPTPVDMVEDFKKRMT; translated from the coding sequence ATGGACTTTAAAGAAAAAATAAAAAAATACGACAACTCAAATTTGCGAGAAAATATTTTAAATTCTTATAAACAATTCGAAATTGGCATAAAAATTGCCGAACAATTAAAATTAAAAAAAAGAAAATATGATAAAATAATTATTTCTGGAATGGGAGGGAGCGCTTGGCCTGGAGATATTATTCGAACATTTTTAGAACTTAAAAATGAAATAAAAATTCCGATTATTGTAAATCGAGATTATTCTCTATTAAATCAAACAACAAAAAATAGTTTGATTATTATTTCTTCTTATTCTGGAAATACTGAAGAAGCCATAAGCGTTTATAAAGAAATTTTGAAGAAGAAATTACCAATGATAGGATTTTCTGTTGGAGGAAAATTAGAAAAAATATGCCTCAAAGATAAAGTACCTTTTATAAAATATCCAGATGATGGTTTAACTTTTCAGCCTCGATTTGCCACTGGTTACACATTTTCCAGTATGTTAACAGTTTTTGCTAATCTAGAAATTATAAAAAATCAATCAAAAGATATTTTAGCTTTAGAAAAATCTTTAAAAAAAATAATTCCTTCTTTGGAAAATCAAGGAAAGAAATTGGCTCAAAAATTATTTAATAAAATTCCAATTATTTATAGTTCTGATGAATTTAAAACTATTGCTCAAGTTTGGACAATTAAATTTACCGAGAATTCTAAAATATTGGCATTTTGGAATTATTTCCCTGAATTAAATCATAATGAAATGAATGGCTATGTCAACATTAAAGGAAAAAATTTTTTTACAATAATTTTAAAATCAAATATTACTCATCCTAGAATTTTAAAAAGAGCGGAAATTACCGCTCAAATGATAAGAGAAAAAGGAGGGGATGTTGAGGTTTTAGATATGTCGGGTAAAAATGTTTTAGAAAAAATGTTTTTCTCTATTATTTTGGGTGATTGGACTTCTTATTATTTGGCTTTACTAAACAATCAAGATCCCACGCCAGTGGATATGGTTGAAGATTTTAAGAAAAGAATGACTTAA